From a single Beijerinckia sp. 28-YEA-48 genomic region:
- a CDS encoding VOC family protein has product MAKIRHVAMSVPDPQAAAKFYCDAFDMKIVGETDSPLASGLYVSDGTISLALLNYKADEWAGMNKDAVCINHIGFWVDDLDQQSDRIKENGGSFFRELPLDKESLYYEMKFRDPNGIIFDISHNGWVGAKK; this is encoded by the coding sequence ATGGCAAAGATCCGACATGTGGCAATGTCCGTTCCAGATCCTCAGGCAGCGGCCAAGTTCTATTGCGATGCCTTCGATATGAAGATCGTCGGCGAAACGGATTCGCCACTCGCCAGCGGGCTATACGTTTCCGATGGCACGATTTCGCTCGCCCTGCTCAACTACAAAGCTGACGAATGGGCCGGCATGAACAAGGATGCGGTCTGCATCAATCATATCGGCTTCTGGGTCGACGATTTGGATCAGCAATCCGATCGGATCAAGGAGAACGGCGGCAGCTTTTTCCGCGAACTCCCTCTGGATAAGGAATCGCTCTATTATGAAATGAAATTCCGCGATCCCAACGGCATCATCTTCGACATTTCCCACAATGGTTGGGTCGGGGCGAAGAAGTGA
- a CDS encoding ABC transporter substrate-binding protein, producing the protein MKRPISVMIGLALSLGATLTASAQEKVTYNMAWLPQGSSVGVAVAIDRGWFKEAGLDVTMMRGYGGNRTANELDQGQYEIGYVDPVSLVLNRVNGGKIRLVGAINTHWPAGICYLKKNGQPKTLDNMKGMQLGGGSASPVHNIIPAWLEANGKPKDFISLLRLDPAVVDASLVEGKIDLAECWRASNRPVMSKQAKIAGVDLAWIEYSDYGLNAYGSGFAASEDMIAKKPDVIRKFLKSSYRGYDFARSNPDQAADIMVRMFPTLDRSVVLDQIKDINDLIADKSAGNSGLGFMRDDRIQSTMQFIDKSFDLKGKVKPADIYTNALLN; encoded by the coding sequence ATGAAACGCCCTATTTCCGTAATGATCGGCCTTGCATTGTCGCTGGGCGCTACTCTAACGGCCTCTGCGCAAGAAAAGGTGACCTACAATATGGCGTGGCTGCCTCAGGGCAGCAGCGTCGGTGTCGCCGTCGCCATTGATCGCGGTTGGTTCAAGGAAGCTGGGCTCGATGTCACCATGATGCGCGGCTACGGCGGCAATCGCACCGCGAACGAACTCGATCAAGGGCAATATGAAATCGGCTATGTCGATCCCGTAAGCCTAGTCCTGAACCGAGTGAATGGCGGCAAGATTCGGCTCGTCGGCGCGATCAACACACATTGGCCCGCCGGCATTTGCTACCTTAAGAAAAACGGGCAGCCGAAAACACTCGACAACATGAAAGGAATGCAGCTCGGCGGTGGATCCGCCTCACCCGTCCACAATATCATCCCGGCCTGGCTCGAAGCGAACGGCAAACCGAAGGATTTTATTAGCCTCTTGCGGCTTGATCCAGCTGTGGTCGACGCATCGTTGGTCGAAGGGAAGATCGACCTGGCGGAATGCTGGCGCGCCAGCAACCGGCCTGTCATGTCCAAGCAAGCCAAAATCGCTGGCGTCGATCTGGCTTGGATTGAATACAGCGACTACGGCTTGAATGCCTACGGCAGCGGCTTCGCGGCAAGCGAAGATATGATTGCCAAAAAGCCAGATGTGATCCGCAAATTCCTCAAATCCTCCTACCGGGGGTATGACTTTGCACGCTCCAATCCCGATCAGGCCGCCGACATCATGGTGAGGATGTTCCCGACTTTGGATCGGTCCGTGGTGCTCGACCAGATCAAGGACATCAACGATCTGATCGCAGACAAATCAGCGGGAAACAGCGGTCTTGGCTTCATGCGCGACGACCGCATCCAGTCGACGATGCAATTCATCGACAAGTCCTTCGACCTGAAAGGCAAGGTAAAACCTGCCGATATCTACACGAATGCATTGCTGAACTGA
- a CDS encoding ABC transporter permease, giving the protein MDGTTMNMTGSSRLWNWRATVERTVFFALLALLWEYAVTLFQIKSYLLPPLSRVLESLWANKIILLQHSLVTTWEIVLGYIAAVFGGLALGLAIFAWPMGQRLLYPLVVLFQGLPKVALAPLMVVWIGYGTSSKVLMAFLFAFFPVVIATLGGLAGTPAHLIEHFKSIGASRLTTFRRLEMPAALPAIMDGCKTAMPLAVIGAIVGEFVGAQHGLGYLILEANAAARTDLLFAALVAISILATLLYWLVEIAANRVWWRALT; this is encoded by the coding sequence ATGGACGGAACAACAATGAACATGACGGGATCAAGTAGACTCTGGAATTGGCGCGCGACCGTCGAACGCACAGTGTTCTTCGCCCTGCTCGCTTTGCTGTGGGAATATGCCGTCACTCTCTTCCAGATCAAATCTTATCTGCTGCCACCACTCTCCCGTGTTCTTGAAAGCTTGTGGGCCAATAAAATCATCCTGCTTCAGCATTCACTGGTCACCACTTGGGAAATCGTCCTCGGCTATATCGCTGCGGTTTTCGGTGGCTTGGCACTCGGACTAGCTATTTTCGCATGGCCTATGGGACAGCGCCTTCTCTATCCCTTGGTTGTTCTGTTTCAGGGACTGCCAAAGGTTGCTCTCGCGCCACTGATGGTCGTTTGGATTGGCTATGGCACCTCCTCCAAAGTCCTCATGGCCTTTCTGTTTGCTTTCTTCCCCGTGGTAATCGCCACACTCGGCGGGCTCGCGGGCACACCCGCTCATCTCATCGAGCATTTTAAATCGATCGGTGCTTCGCGCTTAACCACGTTCCGCCGTCTCGAAATGCCGGCTGCGCTGCCAGCCATCATGGACGGATGCAAAACGGCCATGCCGCTCGCCGTTATCGGCGCGATCGTCGGCGAGTTCGTCGGCGCGCAGCACGGGCTTGGGTATCTGATCCTGGAAGCAAATGCCGCCGCACGAACCGATCTGCTGTTTGCTGCACTCGTTGCTATCTCGATTCTTGCCACCCTCCTCTACTGGCTCGTCGAGATCGCGGCAAATCGTGTCTGGTGGCGGGCTCTAACCTGA
- a CDS encoding VOC family protein: MRPQPRKLGHLVMFARDLKKSVDFYTRIVGLEVSDWIEDQMVFLRCGTDHHDLALAQIPTDAKHMNDLYYWGRPGLEHFAYELESLEAIEAAATHLQDNGIEIVRGIGKHGPGENLFLVFKDPDGNYVEFYAEMVQVTEEKPYSASVWENNLEAFDQWRFEKFVVPPPNWGGPPGTRNKLK, from the coding sequence ATGCGACCCCAGCCCAGGAAGCTCGGTCATCTCGTCATGTTCGCGCGGGATCTCAAGAAGTCTGTCGATTTCTACACTCGCATCGTCGGCTTGGAAGTCTCGGACTGGATCGAAGATCAGATGGTCTTCCTGCGCTGTGGAACCGATCATCACGATCTAGCGCTAGCCCAAATCCCGACCGACGCTAAACATATGAACGACCTCTACTATTGGGGGCGGCCCGGTCTCGAACATTTCGCCTACGAACTCGAGTCGCTTGAAGCTATTGAGGCGGCAGCAACACACCTACAGGACAATGGCATCGAGATCGTGCGCGGCATCGGCAAGCACGGACCCGGAGAAAACCTGTTCCTCGTCTTCAAGGATCCCGACGGCAACTATGTCGAGTTCTATGCGGAAATGGTCCAGGTGACGGAAGAAAAGCCCTATTCGGCCAGCGTCTGGGAGAACAATCTCGAAGCTTTCGATCAATGGCGTTTTGAGAAATTCGTTGTTCCGCCGCCAAATTGGGGCGGCCCACCCGGCACACGCAACAAATTGAAATAG